One window of the Bacteroidales bacterium genome contains the following:
- the ribD gene encoding bifunctional diaminohydroxyphosphoribosylaminopyrimidine deaminase/5-amino-6-(5-phosphoribosylamino)uracil reductase RibD, translating into MDTQNIDRMYMARCLELALNGQGNVAPNPMVGAVIVHNNIIIGEGYHIKHGDSHAEINAINSVRDKSLLSKSTLYLSLEPCSHFGKTPPCTDTILAMQIPRIVIAAMDLNPKVSGRGIEILRKAGCDVVVGILEDEAIDLNRRFFTYHTKKRPYIILKWAQTIDGFIDAVRNSTDPIAPIWITNELSRSIVHRWRSEEQAILIGTKTVEKDNPKLNVRDWSGRTPTRVIIDRKLRLPIEANVFDGSIPTLLFIGNNAAASVRKTQFAAIPNLEIITIDFAKGMEMQLLKELYDRNIYSVMIEGGAVIINSFVQKNLWDEARVFVGNQFFYDGVKAPSFARELYSYDELGSSKLFTYRNKQALPSVL; encoded by the coding sequence ATGGATACCCAGAACATTGATAGGATGTATATGGCACGCTGCCTTGAACTTGCACTTAATGGTCAAGGAAATGTTGCACCCAACCCAATGGTTGGTGCAGTGATAGTCCATAATAATATAATCATTGGTGAAGGTTATCATATCAAACATGGCGATTCACATGCAGAAATTAATGCAATTAATTCAGTTAGGGATAAATCCTTGCTAAGCAAATCGACGCTATATTTATCACTAGAACCGTGCTCACATTTTGGGAAAACACCTCCGTGTACCGACACAATACTTGCCATGCAGATTCCTCGTATTGTTATAGCAGCTATGGATTTGAATCCAAAAGTTTCAGGGAGAGGAATTGAAATTCTCCGAAAAGCAGGATGTGATGTAGTTGTTGGCATTTTGGAAGATGAAGCCATAGATTTAAATCGTAGGTTTTTTACATATCATACTAAAAAACGTCCCTATATTATACTAAAATGGGCTCAAACTATCGATGGTTTTATTGATGCTGTAAGGAATTCCACCGATCCAATTGCACCAATTTGGATAACCAATGAACTATCTCGTTCAATTGTTCATCGTTGGAGAAGTGAGGAACAAGCTATTCTAATTGGAACTAAAACTGTTGAAAAGGATAATCCAAAGTTAAATGTTCGCGATTGGAGTGGACGCACACCAACACGTGTAATAATTGATCGTAAACTTCGCTTACCTATTGAAGCGAATGTATTCGATGGCTCAATTCCCACTTTACTTTTTATTGGTAATAATGCTGCTGCATCTGTTAGAAAAACTCAATTTGCAGCCATTCCAAACCTTGAAATAATTACCATTGATTTTGCCAAGGGTATGGAGATGCAACTGTTAAAAGAGTTGTATGATAGAAATATATACTCAGTAATGATTGAGGGAGGGGCTGTTATTATAAATAGTTTTGTTCAGAAAAATTTATGGGATGAAGCAAGGGTGTTTGTTGGAAATCAATTTTTCTATGATGGGGTTAAAGCACCTTCATTTGCTCGAGAACTATACTCCTATGATGAATTAGGAAGTAGTAAACTATTCACATATAGGAATAAACAAGCTCTACCTTCAGTTCTATAA
- the prmC gene encoding peptide chain release factor N(5)-glutamine methyltransferase, with product MKKYSALSLFHEIAFLLKNEFPSQEIQSLQKIIFEKKLGLPLHKIYLNPSAIINLQDAEIIIDIVSQLKLQKPIQYILGEADFFGLIFTVTPDVLIPRQETEELVDWIIKSTGQNSNSILDIGTGSGCIAISLAANLKKSQVTAIDISLSALDVAKKNASKNSVLVDFHTIDILDFNNSIPNTPFDIIVSNPPYVRESEKAIMKTNVLDHEPSAALFVDDNNPLVFYSTIAKRVNELLKPGGVIYCEINEAFGKELFQLFSQNGFKKVEIRKDLNGKDRMLKASTK from the coding sequence ATGAAAAAATACTCAGCATTAAGTCTTTTCCACGAAATAGCCTTTTTGCTTAAGAATGAATTCCCATCTCAGGAAATTCAATCACTTCAAAAAATTATCTTCGAAAAAAAGTTGGGTTTACCCCTTCACAAAATTTATCTAAATCCTTCTGCTATAATAAACCTTCAAGATGCTGAGATAATTATTGACATCGTTTCACAGCTAAAATTACAAAAGCCTATCCAATATATACTCGGCGAAGCCGATTTTTTTGGATTAATCTTTACCGTAACACCTGATGTGCTAATTCCTCGCCAAGAAACAGAGGAGTTAGTTGACTGGATTATTAAATCTACTGGACAAAATTCCAACTCGATTCTTGATATAGGTACTGGAAGCGGGTGTATTGCAATTAGCCTTGCAGCAAATCTTAAAAAATCTCAGGTTACTGCAATAGATATTTCACTATCGGCGCTAGACGTAGCAAAAAAAAATGCGAGTAAGAATAGCGTACTTGTTGATTTTCATACTATAGATATTCTTGATTTTAATAATTCTATTCCAAATACTCCATTCGATATAATAGTAAGCAATCCTCCATACGTCCGTGAATCAGAAAAAGCGATTATGAAAACTAATGTACTTGATCATGAACCTAGTGCTGCATTGTTTGTTGACGATAATAATCCACTTGTCTTTTATAGCACTATTGCAAAAAGAGTGAATGAATTACTTAAACCCGGAGGGGTGATCTATTGCGAAATAAATGAGGCTTTTGGTAAAGAATTATTTCAACTATTCAGCCAAAATGGGTTTAAAAAAGTTGAGATTCGAAAAGATTTGAATGGAAAGGATCGTATGCTAAAAGCAAGCACGAAATGA
- a CDS encoding RecX family transcriptional regulator has translation MIQSKALTFEKATQRAQFLCARQERCSYDIMVKLRQWQIQPHDIEKIIANLSENNFINDKRYASMFACDKSKFNKWGPIKIAQALRAKRISEIVIKESLAGLESKEDENTLIDILNKKASSIKSKSPSDLKAKLIRFGVSRGFEYGRIIEIINKHY, from the coding sequence ATGATACAGAGTAAAGCATTAACATTCGAGAAGGCCACCCAAAGAGCACAGTTTCTATGCGCTCGACAGGAAAGATGTTCATACGATATTATGGTTAAATTGCGACAATGGCAGATTCAACCCCATGATATTGAAAAAATCATTGCAAATCTTTCCGAAAATAATTTCATTAACGATAAGCGTTATGCCAGTATGTTTGCTTGCGATAAAAGCAAGTTCAATAAATGGGGTCCAATAAAGATTGCTCAAGCGTTAAGGGCAAAACGTATTTCAGAAATTGTTATTAAAGAATCACTAGCAGGTTTAGAATCGAAGGAGGATGAGAATACATTAATCGATATTTTAAATAAGAAAGCTAGTAGCATTAAATCAAAATCACCCTCGGATTTAAAAGCAAAACTAATACGATTCGGGGTTTCAAGAGGGTTTGAATATGGACGAATTATTGAGATTATAAATAAGCATTATTAA
- a CDS encoding response regulator produces the protein MKNEKLILVADDSRTSRLFICSFLESAGYKTIQVENGLEAIEKSIEQKPICIFLDLLMPGMDGFEVLKKLKELKSDIPIIVLSADIQEVVKNECYEYGAKAFLSKPFKKEDLIDTLLRVVK, from the coding sequence ATGAAAAACGAAAAATTGATATTAGTTGCTGATGACTCACGTACTTCAAGACTTTTTATTTGTTCTTTTTTGGAAAGTGCTGGTTACAAAACCATTCAAGTAGAAAATGGGCTTGAGGCTATTGAAAAATCAATAGAACAAAAACCAATCTGTATTTTCCTTGATCTTCTGATGCCAGGAATGGATGGGTTTGAGGTGCTTAAGAAGTTAAAAGAGCTAAAATCTGATATTCCTATCATTGTTCTTTCTGCGGATATTCAAGAAGTGGTTAAGAACGAATGTTATGAATATGGTGCAAAAGCTTTTTTAAGTAAACCATTTAAGAAAGAAGACCTTATTGACACTCTTTTAAGGGTTGTAAAATAG